CGGTCTCCATGGCGCCGAGCACACCGCCGCGCTCGTTGATCCGGTCGAACTCGGCGAGCACCGCCTGCTCGACCAGGTCGGTGAGCTGGTCGATGATGAAGGAACCCTGCAGCGGGTTCTCGTTCATCGCCAGGCCCCACTCGCGGTTGATGATGAGCTGGATCGCCAGGGCCCGGCGCACCGACTCCTCGGACGGGGTGGTGACGGCCTCGTCGTAGGCGTTGGTGTGCAGCGAACTGGCGTTGTCGTAGATGGCGGTCAGCGCCTGGAGGGTGGTGCGGATGTCGTTGAAGTCCATCTCCTGGGCATGCAGGGAGCGCCCGGAGGTCTGGACGTGGTACTTCATCTTCTGCGAACGCTCGTTCGCGCCGTACTTCTCCTTCATCGCGACGGACCAGATCCGGCGGGCGACCCGGCCGAGGACCGAGTACTCCGGGTCCATGCCGTTGGAGAAGAAGAACGACAGGTTCGGCGCGAAGTCGTCGATGTGCATCCCGCGGGCCAGATAGGCCTCGACGTACGTGAACCCGTTGGCCAGGGTGAACGCGAGCTGGCTGATCGGGTTCGCACCGGCTTCGGCGATGTGGTAGCCGGAGATGGACACCGAGTAGAAGTTGCGGACCTGGTGGGCGATGAACCACTCCTGGATGTCGGCCATCATCCGGAGGGAGAACTCGGTGGAGAACAGGCAGGTGTTCTGCCCCTGGTCCTCCTTGAGGATGTCGGCCTGCACCGTGCCGCGCACGGTGGCCAGCGCGTGCGCGCGCAGCTCCGCGGCCTCCTCGGGGGAGGGGGCGCGGCCCTCGGCGGCGTGGAACTTCTCGGTCTGCTGGTCGATCACGGTGTTGAGGAAGAACGCCAGCACGGTGGGTGCCGGGCCGTTGATCGTCATCGACACCGACGTCGTCGGGGCGACCAGGTCGAAACCGTCGTAGAGCGCCTTCATGTCCTCCAGGGTCGCGACCGACACACCGGAGGTCCCGACCTTGCCGTAGATGTCGGGGCGCTCGTCGGGGTCGCGGCCGTAGAGGGTCACCGAGTCGAAGGCGGTGGACAGCCGGGTGGCCGGCTGGCCCTCGGACAGCAGCTTGAAGCGCCGGTTGGTGCGGAACGGGTCGCCCTCGCCGGCGAACATCCGCGCCGGGTCCTCGCCGTCGCGCTTGAAGGGGAACACCCCGGCGGTGAACGGGAAGCGGCCCGGCAGGTTCTCCCGCCGCCAGAACCGCACCAGCTCCCCGTGGTCGGTGAAACCGGGCAGCGCCACGCGGGGCACCTTGTTGCCCGACAGGGACTCGCGGGTCAGCTTGGTACGGATCTCCTTGTCCCGGATCCTCACGATCTGCTCGTCGCCCGAGTAGGCCTCCACGACGGCCGGCCAGTTCTCGATCTGTTCCGTGACCTCGGACGGAAGCTGTGTGCGTGCGGGAGCGAGCAGCGACTCGACGCCCGCGACGTCGGAGCCGGCTTCGAGGAGTTCACCGCGCACCGCGTCCAGGCGCTGCACACGTCGTGCCGCCTCGGCGAGCCGCTCGGTGCCGGCGTGGTACGCGCGGATCGTCTCGGTGATCTCGGCGAGGTAGCGCACCCGGTCCGCGGGCACCACCTGACGGATCCCGGAGGAGTGGCGTACGTCGACCTGCGGCAGCGCGCCTTCCGCGACGGGCAGCCCCTGCTCGGCCAGGACGGTCTTCAGGTGCTGGTGCAGCGCGGTCACGCCGTCGTCGTTGAACGTCGCCGCGGACGTGCCGAACACCGGCATGTCCTCGGGCTTCATACCGAACGCCTCGCGGTTGCGGACCAGTTGGCGGCCCACGTCGCGCATCGCGTCCTTCGCGCCGCGCCGCTCGAACTTGTTGATGGCGACCACGTCGGCGAAGTCGAGCATGTCGATCTTCTCCAGCTGCGAGGCCGCGCCGAACTCGGGCGTCATCACATACAGCGAGGCGTCGACGAACGGCACGATCGCCGCGTCCCCCTGGCCGATGCCCGGCGTCTCCACGATCACCAGGTCGAAGCCGGCCGCCTTGACGACGTCGATCACGTCGGTGAGGTGCTCCGGCAGCTCATGGCTGCCGCGGGTGGCGAGACTGCGGAAGAGGACCTGGTCCCCGTCGAGGGAGTTCATCCGGATCCGGTCGCCGAGCAGGGCTCCGCCGCCCCGGCGGCGGGTCGGGTCGACCGCGATCACCGCGATCCGCAGTTTGTCGCGCTGGTCGAGGTGGAAGCGGCGTACCAGCTCGTCGGTGAGGGAGGATTTTCCGGAGCCGCCGGTGCCGGTGATGCCCAGGGTCGGCGTGACCCGCTTCGCCGCCGCGGCGCGCACCTGCTCCAGCAGGTCCGCGGGCAGCTTTCCCAGCTCGGCGCCGGTGATGGCGCGGGCGATCGCGAACCGGTCACCCGCGAGCAGGGCGGTGGCATCGGCCGGCTTGCTGTCCCAGAGATCGAAGTCGCAGTCCTTGATGACGGAGTTGACCATTCCGGCCAGCCCCATGCGCTGGCCGTCCTCGGGGGAGAAGATGGTCACGCCGCTCGCGCGCAGCCGGGTGATCTCCTCCGGCACGATCACACCGCCGCCGCCCCCGACCACCCGGATGTGGTCCGCCCCCTGCCGGCGCAGCGATTCGACCAGGTACTCGAAGTACTCCACGTGCCCGCCCTGGTAGGACGAGACGGCCACACCGTGCACGTCCTCCTCAAGCGCCGCGTCCACGACCTCCTGGACCGACCGGTTGTGCCCGAGATGGATCACCTCGGCGCCCTGGGACTGGAAGATCCGCCGCATGATGTTGATCGACGCGTCGTGTCCGTCGAAGAGGGCCGAGGCCGTGACCAGGCGGACAGGATGCACAGGTCGGTGCAGATCACTCATGAAGGGCCTTCCCGGAACACTTCGGAAGAGTACTGATGTCCAAGATACTAGGACGTCCTAGTATTTTCTGGCGACACGGTGTGACTGGAAGCACAGGGTGAGTCGGCGGGAGCGGCTTGCGCCGGGGGCTCGGCGTGCGTCCGGGGACGGAGTGGTGGCGGATGGATAGTAGGGCGTCCTAGTATCTCGTGGATCTGCGGGGCCGTCACTTCTCACGGCGGATTTCTCGCAACGGACTTCTCATGAGGGCTCGCGCCGGACGGCGCACGGGATGGGGATGCGCACATGGCTGACGCGGAGAAGATCATCGTTCTCGACGGGGCCCGGACCCCGGTCGGAAGCTTCGGCGGGGCGTTCAAGGACGTACCGGGCTTCGAGCTCGGCGCGACGGCCGCGAGGGAGGCGTTGCGGCGGTCCGGCGTCGCGGCGGAGCGGATCGACGAGGTCGTGATGGGCTGCATCGGCCAGGTCGGCCCGGACGCCTACAACGCCCGCCGGGTGGCGATCGCGGCAGGACTGCCGAAGGACGTGCCTGCGTACACGGTGAACCGGCTCTGCGGCAGCGGCCTGCAGGCGATCTGGTCGGCGGCGATGCAGATGCGCTGGGGCGGGGTGGACTTCGCCCTGGCCGGGGGAGACGAGTCGATGACCCGGATGCCGTTCTACGACTTCGGGGCACGCGCGGGTTACAGGCTCGGCGACCGCACCTTGGTGGACGGCACGGTGATGATGCTGACCGACCCGTTCCACGGCATCCACATGGGTGTGACGGCGGAGAAGGTGGCCGCGAAGTACGGCGTGTCACGTCTGCAGCAGGACGAGTTCGCGGCGGAGTCCCAGCGGCGGGCCGCGACTGCGGAGGCGCGGGCGGCGTTCGCAGAGGAGATCGTGCGGGTCGAGGTGGGCGGCCGGAAGCCTCACACGGTGACCGAGGACGAGCACCCCAGGCCCGGCACCACGGTGGAGACACTGGCGCGGCTGCGGCCGGCGTTCGCCGAGAACGGCACGGTGACGGCCGGCAACGCCTCCGGCATCAACGACGGCGGCGCCGCCGTCGTGCTGGCCAGGGAGTCGGTGGCCAGGGAACACGGACTGACCGGCTCGGTGTCCCTGGAGGCCGTCGCGACCGCGGCGATGGAGCCCGAGCTGATGGGTTACGCCCCGGTCCTGGCGTTGCGGAAGCTGTTCGCGCAGACGGGCACCACGCCCCGTGACATCGACACGGTCGAACTGAACGAGGCGTTCGCCTCCCAGGCGGTCGCGGTGATCCGCGACGCGGAACTGGACCCGCAGCGCACCAATCCGTACGGCGGCGCGATCGCGCTCGGGCACCCGGTCGGCGCCACCGGGGCGATCCTCTCGTTGCGGGTCGCCAAGCACTTGGTCCGCCATGACCTCGAACTCGGCATCGTCACCATGTGCATCGGTGGCGGACAGGCGCTCGCCGCGCTGTTCCGAAGGGCGCGGTGATCTCGTCCCGGCCCTTGCGGCGACACGCTTGCGAAAGGCACGGGCTTCCGCGCTGGTGCGCTGCGGGACCAGAAGGGCTGACCGCGCTCCAGGGCGAGCGACGAACGGCTCACCGTCGCCGACCAGTTGCCGGGGCAGCAGGCAGACGTCCTCGACCAGTCACTCCCGACGGTGGGTGCGCGGTGTCCGCAGCCCCGGCGGCGCGTCACGCACCCGTCCTCACCCCGCCCCGGCGGGCTGTCGGCGGCGGACGGCGAACTTCCCCGCCTCCCACAGCACCAGCAGGGCCAGCGGCGGCAGCAGCGCCCAGCCGAACTGGCCGAGGTGGAGCGGTGTGGTGCCCAGGATGCGGTTGAAGACGTCCGTCTGCACCACCAGCACGGCGAGGGCGCCCTCGGCCAGCAGCGTCCGGTTGAGCTGCCTGCTGTCGAAGGTGTCCGCGCTCAGCACCGTCCCGAGCGGGCTGCGGCACTCCAGCGCGGAGACGATCAGACAGAGCGCGAACGCGGTCAGCGCGATCGAGTTGCCCACGGCGGGGGAGTCGTAGCGCTCCTCGCCGAGGACGAGCACGCCCAGCAGCGCGCCGGCCGTGAACGTCCCCGCGAGGCCGACCGTCACCATCAGCGGACGCGTCATCACCGGTTCGCCGCGCGGCCGCGGCCGGCGCGTCATCAGCCCGGGGCTCACCCGGTCGAAGCCCAGCGAGAAGCCGAAGGCCGCGTTGACGAAGAAGTGGATCCACAGCACCTGGGCGGGGGAGAACGGCTCCCCGTCCGCGACGTCGAACAGCACCGCGCCGAGGAACACCAGCACGAACACGACGAGCAGGATCAGTACGAACCGGATGTACTTGGTGAGATTGTCGTAGATCTTGCGGCCCTGCTCCACGGCGAACACGATCGTGGCGAAGTCGTCGTCGGAGAGGATCATCCGCCCCGCGTTCTTCGCGACGTCCGTGCCGGAGCCCATCGCGATGCCGATGTCGGCGGCCTTGATGGCCGGGGCGTCGTTGACACCGTCCCCCGTCATCGCCACCACGTCGCCCCGCTCCTTCAGCGTGTCCGCCAACAGCACCTTGTGCTCGGGCGCCACCCGGCCGAGCACCCCGATGCGGTCGATGCGGGCCAGCCGGTCCTCCTCGCTCAGGGCCGCGAAGTCGGCGCCCAGCATCGCCTCGCCCCCGATGCCGACCTGCTGGGCCACGGCGGCACCGGTGACCACGTCGTCACCGGTCACCATGCGCACCCGTACACCCGCGGCCTGGGCGGCGGCGACCGCCTCCCGCGAGTTCTCGCGCGGCGGGTCCTCCATCCCCACGAGGGAGGTCACCCGCAACCTGGTGACGTACGCCAGGAGATCGCCGTCCGCGTGGAACTCCGCCGGGTCCAGGTCCCGGGCGGCGGCGGCCATCACCCGGCGTCCGGCCCGCCCCATCCGCTCCAGCTCCTCCTGCGCACGCCGGCGCAGCGCCGCGTCGAACGGGACGCTCTCCCCGGCCGACAGGGCCGTCTCCGTGCGTTCCAGCACGGCGGGCGCCGCGCCCTTGACGAAGCAGCGCACCACGTCCCGGCCCTTGGCGTCCCGGGCCGCGTGGAAGGTCGCCATCAGTTTGTACGCGGGGTCGAAGGGCAGCGTCGCGAGCCGCGGCAGCCGCGCACGGGTCTCCTCCACGTCCAGA
The sequence above is drawn from the Streptomyces liliiviolaceus genome and encodes:
- the icmF gene encoding fused isobutyryl-CoA mutase/GTPase IcmF; the protein is MSDLHRPVHPVRLVTASALFDGHDASINIMRRIFQSQGAEVIHLGHNRSVQEVVDAALEEDVHGVAVSSYQGGHVEYFEYLVESLRRQGADHIRVVGGGGGVIVPEEITRLRASGVTIFSPEDGQRMGLAGMVNSVIKDCDFDLWDSKPADATALLAGDRFAIARAITGAELGKLPADLLEQVRAAAAKRVTPTLGITGTGGSGKSSLTDELVRRFHLDQRDKLRIAVIAVDPTRRRGGGALLGDRIRMNSLDGDQVLFRSLATRGSHELPEHLTDVIDVVKAAGFDLVIVETPGIGQGDAAIVPFVDASLYVMTPEFGAASQLEKIDMLDFADVVAINKFERRGAKDAMRDVGRQLVRNREAFGMKPEDMPVFGTSAATFNDDGVTALHQHLKTVLAEQGLPVAEGALPQVDVRHSSGIRQVVPADRVRYLAEITETIRAYHAGTERLAEAARRVQRLDAVRGELLEAGSDVAGVESLLAPARTQLPSEVTEQIENWPAVVEAYSGDEQIVRIRDKEIRTKLTRESLSGNKVPRVALPGFTDHGELVRFWRRENLPGRFPFTAGVFPFKRDGEDPARMFAGEGDPFRTNRRFKLLSEGQPATRLSTAFDSVTLYGRDPDERPDIYGKVGTSGVSVATLEDMKALYDGFDLVAPTTSVSMTINGPAPTVLAFFLNTVIDQQTEKFHAAEGRAPSPEEAAELRAHALATVRGTVQADILKEDQGQNTCLFSTEFSLRMMADIQEWFIAHQVRNFYSVSISGYHIAEAGANPISQLAFTLANGFTYVEAYLARGMHIDDFAPNLSFFFSNGMDPEYSVLGRVARRIWSVAMKEKYGANERSQKMKYHVQTSGRSLHAQEMDFNDIRTTLQALTAIYDNASSLHTNAYDEAVTTPSEESVRRALAIQLIINREWGLAMNENPLQGSFIIDQLTDLVEQAVLAEFDRINERGGVLGAMETGYQRGRIQDESMLYEQRKHDGSLPIIGVNTFRRPGGDAPAGEVELARATQTEKESQLARVQDFQSSHAQEAALAITRLKEAAINGDNVFEVLMDAARVCSLRQITESFFEVGGQYRRNV
- a CDS encoding thiolase family protein, translating into MADAEKIIVLDGARTPVGSFGGAFKDVPGFELGATAAREALRRSGVAAERIDEVVMGCIGQVGPDAYNARRVAIAAGLPKDVPAYTVNRLCGSGLQAIWSAAMQMRWGGVDFALAGGDESMTRMPFYDFGARAGYRLGDRTLVDGTVMMLTDPFHGIHMGVTAEKVAAKYGVSRLQQDEFAAESQRRAATAEARAAFAEEIVRVEVGGRKPHTVTEDEHPRPGTTVETLARLRPAFAENGTVTAGNASGINDGGAAVVLARESVAREHGLTGSVSLEAVATAAMEPELMGYAPVLALRKLFAQTGTTPRDIDTVELNEAFASQAVAVIRDAELDPQRTNPYGGAIALGHPVGATGAILSLRVAKHLVRHDLELGIVTMCIGGGQALAALFRRAR
- a CDS encoding cation-translocating P-type ATPase, encoding MTARAPGTAAPAASSTAAADWWARTADEVAAALDVDPAVGLSGERVERRLAEDGPNTLPEERAVPGWRRFAGQYTAYMQIILVASAVVSMLVQEWGTAVVLLALTLLNAVIGLRQEGKAESAMNALKAMAKVTARVRRDGTEREIPAEEVVVGDVVLLTAGDEVPADGRLVGAVALQIDESALTGESVPAAKDTTVVRSAAPGPGDQSDMAFMNTPVTHGSGVLVVTATGAGTELGRISGMLSATRRAPSPLTRELDRLTLWIVGAAGLTMIIMFSLGRQRGEAWDVLFVSAVSLAIAAVPEALPTVTQTILSLGGLDLARRHAIVKDLPSVETLGFVSAINSDKTGTLTMNQVTVVEVVDPHDRFTVSGTGYGLEGRVRRAAGSAPEVEGAILPYLVANDATLTSDGKVVGDPTEGALVVLGHKAGLDVEETRARLPRLATLPFDPAYKLMATFHAARDAKGRDVVRCFVKGAAPAVLERTETALSAGESVPFDAALRRRAQEELERMGRAGRRVMAAAARDLDPAEFHADGDLLAYVTRLRVTSLVGMEDPPRENSREAVAAAQAAGVRVRMVTGDDVVTGAAVAQQVGIGGEAMLGADFAALSEEDRLARIDRIGVLGRVAPEHKVLLADTLKERGDVVAMTGDGVNDAPAIKAADIGIAMGSGTDVAKNAGRMILSDDDFATIVFAVEQGRKIYDNLTKYIRFVLILLVVFVLVFLGAVLFDVADGEPFSPAQVLWIHFFVNAAFGFSLGFDRVSPGLMTRRPRPRGEPVMTRPLMVTVGLAGTFTAGALLGVLVLGEERYDSPAVGNSIALTAFALCLIVSALECRSPLGTVLSADTFDSRQLNRTLLAEGALAVLVVQTDVFNRILGTTPLHLGQFGWALLPPLALLVLWEAGKFAVRRRQPAGAG